From Temnothorax longispinosus isolate EJ_2023e chromosome 3, Tlon_JGU_v1, whole genome shotgun sequence, one genomic window encodes:
- the LOC139810336 gene encoding cytochrome b5 reductase 4 isoform X2 — MPRCCGASLVSAADRNGSPQSLGLQIQDGNPRNKTALAPGHSLMDWIRLGNSGADLTGVGGVPQVVTLSELANHNKQTDAWIAIRGVVFNVTRYMDFHPGGVDELMRGVGKDATKLFDNVHAWVNYQSILQKCVVGRLSRGTSSTSSTSSITEKSVTDANNCLPVTLVRSKHSTAQKTVDENSAVSPNVNIDWRQTSNSITLFYQGIRDYPGIYYQLQRFSDTKIIFRLTFEKYIIVHELELIADVEWPPMYKRDFDTMQVDFTFTKRLKDIWKSQGNHTLSRESITNKRTYKEYEVLSNTPLCKLVNLLVLRAKDFLELIPVGRHIEVKMNVMGMEVSRKYTPVPPCLHPEDMAPNYKPDCTCLMIKRYPNGALSPSITKLQPGQTLTMSNGLGAFVTESFDRYPVIHMLAGGTGLTAMLGIIQRALARRSVKLINLLNFNKDEDNMFYVAQLDKVAAEKKFKVTHILSQAGDKWEGRRGTVSDKLLKELIGECSSEGCIFTCGPKGFMLSAKKCIQTLGWEPHQIYHFDD; from the exons ATGCCACGATGTTGCGGCGCTTCTTTGGTTTCCGCCGCGGATCGCAATGGATCTCCGCAGAGCCTCGGTCTGCAGATCCAGGACG GAAACCCACGGAATAAGACAGCCTTAGCACCGGGGCACAGTTTGATGGATTGGATCCGTCTAGGTAATTCGGGAGCCGATTTAACTGGAGTCGGTGGTGTACCACAAGTCGTAACGTTATCCGAGCTTGCTAACCATAATAAGCAAACCGACGCTTGGATCGCAATCCGAG GGGTTGTATTCAACGTTACGCGTTACATGGATTTCCATCCAGGTGGAGTCGACGAATTGATGAGAGGTGTCGGGAAAGACGCCACGAAGTTATTCGATAAC GTGCACGCTTGGGTGAATTATCAGAGCATTCTGCAAAAATGCGTCGTAGGCAGATTAAGTCGCGGAACTTCCTCCACGTCGAGCACTTCCTCCATAACGGAAAAGTCGGTTACGGATGCGAACAACTGTTTGCCCGTAACGTTAGTTCGGAGCAAACATTCCACTG caCAAAAGACAGTTGATGAAAACTCGGCGGTTTCACCTAATGTGAATATAGATTGGCGGCAAAcatctaattctattacactCTTTTATCAAGGCATACGCGACTACCCAGgaatatattatcaattacaAAGGTTCAGTGACACGAAAATTATCTTCAGATTAACTTTTGAAAAGTACATTATTGTCCACGAGCTTGAATTAATCGCAGATGTGGAATGGCCGCCAATGTATAAAAGAGATTTCGATACAATGcag GTAGACTTTACGTTTACGAAGAGGCTTAAAGATATTTGGAAATCTCAGGGAAATCATACATTATCGCGGGAATCAATCACAAACAAACGCACATACAAAGAGTACGAAGTACTCAGTAATACACCCCTTTGCAAACTAGTTAATTTGTTAGTTTTACGTGCCAAAGATTTTTTAGAACTAATTCCCGTCGGTAGACACATAGAAGTCAAAATGAATGTAATGG GAATGGAAGTATCTAGGAAATATACGCCTGTCCCACCGTGCCTTCATCCCGAAGATATGGCGCCAAATTACAAGCCTGATTGCACTTGCTTGATGATAAAGCGATATCCAAATGGCGCACTTAGTCCGTCCATCACCAAATTACAACCTGGCCAAACTCTTACAATGAGCAATGGTTTAGGTGCCTTTGTAACTGAATCTTTCGATCGGTATCCTGTCATTCACATGCTGGCAGGTGGAACAGGTTTAACCGCGATGTTAGGAATAATTCAGCGAGCTTTAGCAAGGCGCAGTGT aaaattaatcaatctTCTAAATTTCAATAAGGATGAAGACAATATGTTTTACGTGGCGCAGCTTGACAAAGTAGCTGCAGAGAAGAA GTTCAAAGTTACACATATCCTTTCGCAAGCAGGTGATAAATGGGAGGGTAGACGCGGTACTGTATCCGACAAATTATTGAAAGAATTGATTGGCGAGTGTTCATCAGAGGGATGTATATTTACGTGTGGACCAAAAGGATTTATGTTATCTGCGAAAAA GTGTATTCAGACACTTGGTTGGGAACCTCACCAAATATATCATTTCGACGACTAA
- the LOC139810336 gene encoding cytochrome b5 reductase 4 isoform X1, whose protein sequence is MESLKKSDSSGTESRDENGKDKCHSDDADNIQDKMKKVEVKTSSPTSLLARNTLVLPTGVIKPNQNKLVKAKTKTMPSSGSATGNPRNKTALAPGHSLMDWIRLGNSGADLTGVGGVPQVVTLSELANHNKQTDAWIAIRGVVFNVTRYMDFHPGGVDELMRGVGKDATKLFDNVHAWVNYQSILQKCVVGRLSRGTSSTSSTSSITEKSVTDANNCLPVTLVRSKHSTAQKTVDENSAVSPNVNIDWRQTSNSITLFYQGIRDYPGIYYQLQRFSDTKIIFRLTFEKYIIVHELELIADVEWPPMYKRDFDTMQVDFTFTKRLKDIWKSQGNHTLSRESITNKRTYKEYEVLSNTPLCKLVNLLVLRAKDFLELIPVGRHIEVKMNVMGMEVSRKYTPVPPCLHPEDMAPNYKPDCTCLMIKRYPNGALSPSITKLQPGQTLTMSNGLGAFVTESFDRYPVIHMLAGGTGLTAMLGIIQRALARRSVKLINLLNFNKDEDNMFYVAQLDKVAAEKKFKVTHILSQAGDKWEGRRGTVSDKLLKELIGECSSEGCIFTCGPKGFMLSAKKCIQTLGWEPHQIYHFDD, encoded by the exons ATGGAATCATTGAAGAAGAGCGATTCCTCGGGGACCGAATCGAGAGATGAGAATGGAAAAGATAAATGTCACAGTGACGACGCTGATAATATACAGGataaaatgaagaaagtgGAGGTGAAAACGTCTTCACCTACGAGTCTATTGGCCAGGAACACCTTAGTGTTACCTACTGGAGTCATCAAACCCAATCAAAACAAGCTAGTGAAAGCAAAAACCAAGACAATGCCATCGTCTGGGTCTGCTACCG GAAACCCACGGAATAAGACAGCCTTAGCACCGGGGCACAGTTTGATGGATTGGATCCGTCTAGGTAATTCGGGAGCCGATTTAACTGGAGTCGGTGGTGTACCACAAGTCGTAACGTTATCCGAGCTTGCTAACCATAATAAGCAAACCGACGCTTGGATCGCAATCCGAG GGGTTGTATTCAACGTTACGCGTTACATGGATTTCCATCCAGGTGGAGTCGACGAATTGATGAGAGGTGTCGGGAAAGACGCCACGAAGTTATTCGATAAC GTGCACGCTTGGGTGAATTATCAGAGCATTCTGCAAAAATGCGTCGTAGGCAGATTAAGTCGCGGAACTTCCTCCACGTCGAGCACTTCCTCCATAACGGAAAAGTCGGTTACGGATGCGAACAACTGTTTGCCCGTAACGTTAGTTCGGAGCAAACATTCCACTG caCAAAAGACAGTTGATGAAAACTCGGCGGTTTCACCTAATGTGAATATAGATTGGCGGCAAAcatctaattctattacactCTTTTATCAAGGCATACGCGACTACCCAGgaatatattatcaattacaAAGGTTCAGTGACACGAAAATTATCTTCAGATTAACTTTTGAAAAGTACATTATTGTCCACGAGCTTGAATTAATCGCAGATGTGGAATGGCCGCCAATGTATAAAAGAGATTTCGATACAATGcag GTAGACTTTACGTTTACGAAGAGGCTTAAAGATATTTGGAAATCTCAGGGAAATCATACATTATCGCGGGAATCAATCACAAACAAACGCACATACAAAGAGTACGAAGTACTCAGTAATACACCCCTTTGCAAACTAGTTAATTTGTTAGTTTTACGTGCCAAAGATTTTTTAGAACTAATTCCCGTCGGTAGACACATAGAAGTCAAAATGAATGTAATGG GAATGGAAGTATCTAGGAAATATACGCCTGTCCCACCGTGCCTTCATCCCGAAGATATGGCGCCAAATTACAAGCCTGATTGCACTTGCTTGATGATAAAGCGATATCCAAATGGCGCACTTAGTCCGTCCATCACCAAATTACAACCTGGCCAAACTCTTACAATGAGCAATGGTTTAGGTGCCTTTGTAACTGAATCTTTCGATCGGTATCCTGTCATTCACATGCTGGCAGGTGGAACAGGTTTAACCGCGATGTTAGGAATAATTCAGCGAGCTTTAGCAAGGCGCAGTGT aaaattaatcaatctTCTAAATTTCAATAAGGATGAAGACAATATGTTTTACGTGGCGCAGCTTGACAAAGTAGCTGCAGAGAAGAA GTTCAAAGTTACACATATCCTTTCGCAAGCAGGTGATAAATGGGAGGGTAGACGCGGTACTGTATCCGACAAATTATTGAAAGAATTGATTGGCGAGTGTTCATCAGAGGGATGTATATTTACGTGTGGACCAAAAGGATTTATGTTATCTGCGAAAAA GTGTATTCAGACACTTGGTTGGGAACCTCACCAAATATATCATTTCGACGACTAA